A single window of Zootoca vivipara chromosome 17, rZooViv1.1, whole genome shotgun sequence DNA harbors:
- the LOC118076066 gene encoding protein S100-A4, whose protein sequence is MASPLEKALEAMVTTFHNYSGKEGDKYKLNKAELKELLLKELPGFLGKKKDEASFQKILSNLDNNKDNEVDFQEYAVFLACVAMMCNDFFQGYPDKMPRSK, encoded by the exons ATGGCGAGTCCCCTGGAAAAAGCCCTGGAGGCGATGGTCACAACTTTCCACAACTACTCCGGAAAGGAAGGAGACAAGTACAAGCTGAACAAGGCAGAGCTGAAAGAGCTGCTTCTGAAGGAGCTGCCTGGGTTCCTCGGG AAAAAGAAGGACGAGGCGAGTTTCCAGAAGATCTTGAGCAACTTAGACAACAACAAAGACAACGAGGTGGACTTCCAAGAGTACGCCGTCTTCCTGGCCTGCGTCGCCATGATGTGCAACGATTTCTTCCAGGGCTACCCCGACAAGATGCCGAGGAGCAAGTGA